One genomic region from Cellulomonas hominis encodes:
- the whiG gene encoding RNA polymerase sigma factor WhiG codes for MSVPAEDTVPVAATRAPRAPLGVIPRQQTADPELVDVLDPAGALPHPGFAGAAADLDDADLDGVVVSLSAVEDADLAEVVALPVDPVALDWQLFKAGGDRLVRERLILHYAPLVTAVAGRVGMRLPAMVEQADLVSYGMFGLIDAIEKYEPGRSVKFETYASARIRGAIIDELRAMDWIPRSVRTKARAVDRAYAELESELHRVPTESEVAARLQMDIRELRALFTQLSTVNVAALDELLGAGEDRGDRLSLLDTLGDDRTPDPENSFEAQETKFLLARAIDQLGEREKLVLVLYYYEGMTLAEIGRVLGVTESRISQMHTAAMLRLRARLTEADRG; via the coding sequence ATGTCAGTCCCGGCTGAGGACACGGTCCCGGTGGCGGCCACGCGCGCGCCGCGGGCTCCGCTCGGTGTCATCCCGCGGCAGCAGACGGCCGACCCGGAGCTCGTCGACGTCCTGGACCCGGCGGGTGCGCTCCCGCACCCCGGGTTCGCGGGCGCGGCGGCGGACCTCGACGACGCCGACCTGGACGGCGTGGTCGTCTCCCTGTCCGCGGTCGAGGACGCCGACCTCGCCGAGGTCGTGGCGCTCCCGGTCGACCCGGTCGCCCTGGACTGGCAGCTGTTCAAGGCCGGCGGCGACCGCCTGGTCCGCGAGCGGCTGATCCTGCACTACGCCCCGCTCGTCACCGCGGTGGCCGGCCGGGTCGGCATGCGGCTGCCCGCGATGGTCGAGCAGGCGGACCTCGTGTCCTACGGCATGTTCGGCCTGATCGACGCGATCGAGAAGTACGAGCCGGGCCGCTCGGTGAAGTTCGAGACCTACGCGAGCGCGCGCATCCGCGGGGCGATCATCGACGAGCTCCGGGCCATGGACTGGATCCCGCGCTCCGTGCGGACCAAGGCCCGGGCGGTGGACCGCGCGTACGCGGAGCTGGAGAGCGAGCTGCACCGCGTGCCGACCGAGAGCGAGGTCGCCGCCCGCCTGCAGATGGACATCCGCGAGCTCCGCGCGCTGTTCACGCAGCTGTCGACGGTGAACGTGGCCGCCCTGGACGAGCTGCTGGGCGCGGGGGAGGACCGCGGCGACCGCCTGTCCCTGCTCGACACCCTCGGCGACGACCGCACCCCCGACCCGGAGAACTCGTTCGAGGCGCAGGAGACCAAGTTCCTGCTGGCCCGGGCGATCGACCAGCTCGGCGAGCGCGAGAAGCTCGTCCTGGTCCTCTACTACTACGAGGGCATGACCCTCGCGGAGATCGGGCGGGTGCTCGGGGTCACGGAGTCCCGGATCTCGCAGATGCACACCGCGGCGATGCTCCGGCTGCGGGCGCGCCTCACGGAGGCCGACCGCGGCTGA
- the rpsB gene encoding 30S ribosomal protein S2, which yields MAVVTMRQLLESGVHFGHQTRRWNPKMKRFIFTERNGIYIVDLQQSLSYIDRAYDFVKETVAHGGSILFVGTKKQAQEPVAEQAARVGMPYVNQRWLGGMLTNFATVNKRLQRLKELELIDFDDVAGSAYTKKELLIMRREKDKLAKTLGGIRDMTRTPSAVWIVDTNKEHLAVDEARKLGIPIVAILDTNCDPDVVDYPIPGNDDAIRAVQLLTRVIADAAAEGTLQRHSARQGGGAEAAPADAEPLAEWERELLAGAEESLASDATAESAATAAAAGDPVAAPGEAGPAEGAATPGQDAAPAVEAAAEAAAAETAAAESEGAAESE from the coding sequence ATGGCCGTCGTGACCATGCGCCAGCTGCTCGAGAGCGGTGTCCACTTCGGGCACCAGACCCGCCGCTGGAACCCCAAGATGAAGCGCTTCATCTTCACCGAGCGCAACGGCATCTACATCGTCGACCTGCAGCAGTCGCTGTCCTACATCGACCGCGCGTACGACTTCGTCAAGGAGACCGTCGCGCACGGCGGCAGCATCCTGTTCGTCGGCACCAAGAAGCAGGCGCAGGAGCCGGTGGCCGAGCAGGCCGCCCGCGTGGGCATGCCCTACGTCAACCAGCGCTGGCTCGGCGGCATGCTCACCAACTTCGCCACGGTGAACAAGCGCCTGCAGCGCCTCAAGGAGCTCGAGCTCATCGACTTCGACGACGTCGCGGGGAGCGCGTACACGAAGAAGGAGCTCCTCATCATGCGTCGCGAGAAGGACAAGCTCGCGAAGACGCTGGGCGGCATCCGCGACATGACCCGGACCCCGTCCGCGGTCTGGATCGTCGACACCAACAAGGAGCACCTGGCCGTCGACGAGGCGCGCAAGCTCGGCATCCCGATCGTCGCGATCCTCGACACCAACTGCGACCCGGACGTCGTCGACTACCCGATCCCGGGCAACGACGACGCGATCCGCGCCGTGCAGCTGCTGACCCGCGTGATCGCGGACGCCGCCGCCGAGGGCACCCTGCAGCGCCACTCCGCCCGCCAGGGTGGCGGCGCCGAGGCCGCCCCGGCCGACGCCGAGCCGCTGGCCGAGTGGGAGCGCGAGCTCCTGGCCGGTGCCGAGGAGTCGCTGGCCTCCGACGCGACCGCCGAGTCGGCCGCCACGGCTGCCGCCGCCGGCGACCCGGTCGCCGCGCCGGGCGAGGCCGGCCCTGCCGAGGGTGCTGCCACCCCGGGCCAGGACGCCGCCCCGGCCGTCGAGGCCGCCGCCGAGGCCGCTGCCGCCGAGACCGCCGCCGCCGAGTCCGAGGGCGCCGCCGAGTCCGAGTGA
- the tsf gene encoding translation elongation factor Ts, with product MANYSLADIKALREKTGAGMMDVKKALEEAEGDSDKALEIIRVKGLKGVSKREGRSASDGLVAAEVVTAGDGADEVGVIVEVNSETDFVAKNATFITLAEKVLATAVASGARDADALLAADAEGKSLQEVVDETAAVLGEKVVVRRVARVAGEKVSVYLHKVNKDLPPQVGVLVATDAKGAEVARDIATHIAAFSPAYLTRDEVPAETVENERRIAEETARNEGKPEAALPKIVEGRLTGYFKDVVLLDQPFAKDSKKSVAQVLAEVGGTVTGFVRFRVGA from the coding sequence ATGGCCAACTACAGCCTGGCCGACATCAAGGCGCTCCGTGAGAAGACCGGCGCCGGCATGATGGACGTCAAGAAGGCGCTCGAGGAGGCGGAGGGCGACTCCGACAAGGCCCTCGAGATCATCCGCGTCAAGGGCCTCAAGGGCGTCTCCAAGCGCGAGGGCCGCTCGGCCTCCGACGGCCTGGTCGCGGCCGAGGTCGTCACCGCCGGTGACGGCGCGGACGAGGTCGGCGTGATCGTCGAGGTGAACTCCGAGACGGACTTCGTCGCGAAGAACGCCACGTTCATCACCCTGGCGGAGAAGGTCCTCGCGACCGCCGTGGCCTCGGGTGCCCGGGACGCCGACGCGCTGCTCGCGGCCGACGCCGAGGGCAAGTCGCTGCAGGAGGTCGTCGACGAGACGGCCGCCGTGCTCGGCGAGAAGGTCGTCGTGCGCCGCGTGGCCCGCGTCGCCGGCGAGAAGGTCTCGGTCTACCTGCACAAGGTGAACAAGGACCTCCCCCCGCAGGTCGGCGTGCTCGTCGCGACCGACGCCAAGGGCGCCGAGGTGGCCCGCGACATCGCGACGCACATCGCCGCGTTCTCGCCGGCGTACCTGACCCGCGACGAGGTCCCGGCCGAGACGGTCGAGAACGAGCGCCGCATCGCCGAGGAGACCGCCCGCAACGAGGGCAAGCCCGAGGCCGCGCTGCCGAAGATCGTCGAGGGTCGCCTGACCGGCTACTTCAAGGACGTCGTCCTGCTGGACCAGCCGTTCGCGAAGGACTCGAAGAAGTCCGTCGCCCAGGTGCTCGCCGAGGTCGGCGGCACGGTGACCGGCTTCGTGCGGTTCCGCGTCGGCGCCTGA
- the pyrH gene encoding UMP kinase codes for MTNDTDARRVLLKLSGEAFGGGAIGLDAGVVRRVAAEIAEAVREGVQVAIVVGGGNFFRGAELAQNGLDRARADYMGMLGTVMNCLALQDFLEQAGVDTRVQTAITMGQVAEPYIPLRAIRHLEKGRVVIFGAGAGMPYFSTDTVSVQRALETHCDEVLMGKNGVDGVYSADPRTNPDAVRLDHLTYTEAIVQELGVMDSTALSMCRDNGVRMRVFGLEEHGNVTRVLRGEKIGTLVTED; via the coding sequence GTGACCAACGACACCGACGCCCGGCGGGTGCTGCTCAAGCTGTCGGGGGAGGCCTTCGGCGGCGGCGCGATCGGTCTGGACGCCGGCGTGGTCCGGCGGGTCGCGGCCGAGATCGCCGAGGCGGTCCGCGAGGGCGTGCAGGTCGCCATCGTGGTCGGCGGCGGCAACTTCTTCCGCGGCGCGGAGCTGGCCCAGAACGGCCTGGACCGGGCGCGCGCGGACTACATGGGCATGCTGGGCACCGTCATGAACTGCCTGGCGCTGCAGGACTTCCTGGAGCAGGCCGGCGTGGACACGCGCGTGCAGACCGCCATCACGATGGGCCAGGTCGCCGAGCCGTACATCCCGCTGCGCGCCATCCGGCACCTCGAGAAGGGCCGCGTCGTCATCTTCGGCGCCGGCGCGGGGATGCCGTACTTCTCCACCGACACCGTCTCCGTCCAGCGCGCGCTCGAGACGCACTGCGACGAGGTCCTCATGGGCAAGAACGGCGTGGACGGGGTCTACTCCGCGGACCCGCGGACCAACCCCGACGCGGTGCGGCTGGACCACCTGACCTACACCGAGGCGATCGTCCAGGAGCTCGGGGTCATGGACTCCACGGCCCTGTCGATGTGCCGCGACAACGGCGTGCGGATGCGCGTCTTCGGTCTCGAGGAGCACGGCAACGTCACCCGCGTGCTCCGGGGTGAGAAGATCGGGACGCTGGTCACCGAGGACTGA
- the frr gene encoding ribosome recycling factor: MIDEILLEAEEKMDKAVEVAKEDFAAIRTGRANAAMFNKITVDYYGSPTPLQQLASFNVTEARTILISPFDKSSMQGIEKALRDSDLGVNPTNDGNVIRVTLPALTQERRKEFVKLAKSKAEDARVSVRNVRRRAKDELDRLVKDGEAGEDEVVRAEKELEAVTKRHVELIDALLSSKESELLEV; this comes from the coding sequence GTGATCGACGAGATCCTCCTCGAGGCCGAGGAGAAGATGGACAAGGCCGTCGAGGTGGCGAAGGAGGACTTCGCCGCGATCCGGACCGGCCGGGCCAACGCCGCGATGTTCAACAAGATCACGGTCGACTACTACGGCAGCCCGACGCCGCTGCAGCAGCTGGCGTCGTTCAACGTGACCGAGGCGCGCACCATCCTCATCTCCCCGTTCGACAAGTCGTCGATGCAGGGGATCGAGAAGGCGCTGCGCGACTCGGACCTGGGCGTGAACCCGACGAACGACGGCAACGTCATCCGGGTGACCCTGCCGGCCCTCACGCAGGAGCGCCGCAAGGAGTTCGTGAAGCTCGCGAAGTCCAAGGCGGAGGACGCCCGCGTGTCCGTCCGCAACGTGCGCCGCCGGGCGAAGGACGAGCTGGACCGCCTGGTCAAGGACGGCGAGGCCGGCGAGGACGAGGTCGTGCGCGCGGAGAAGGAGCTCGAGGCCGTCACCAAGCGGCACGTCGAGCTGATCGACGCCCTGCTCTCGTCCAAGGAGAGCGAGCTGCTCGAGGTCTGA
- a CDS encoding phosphatidate cytidylyltransferase yields the protein MSAHPAVAPAPGTSRAGRDLPVAVAVGLGLLVAVAASLFIRKEVFGVVAIVAVGAGLWELTQAFARRGVHIPVLPLLVGDVGILVSAYVAGMEALFVAFVLTVGGIVVWRVLDGSGPAAVRDATAGVFAAAYLPLMAGFVMLLLAAEDGAMRVALFILLCVANDTGGYVVGVLIGRHPLAPSVSPKKTWEGLLGSVVLASVVGVLGVHFLLEGDPAVGALLGVATVAVATLGDLGESMIKRDLELKDMGTLLPGHGGILDRIDSMLLAAPVVFLLLELLLPATT from the coding sequence ATGTCCGCCCACCCCGCCGTCGCACCCGCACCGGGCACCTCGCGTGCCGGGCGGGACCTGCCCGTCGCCGTCGCCGTCGGCCTCGGGCTGCTGGTCGCGGTCGCGGCGTCGCTGTTCATCCGCAAGGAGGTCTTCGGCGTCGTCGCGATCGTCGCGGTGGGCGCGGGGCTGTGGGAGCTGACGCAGGCGTTCGCCCGGCGGGGTGTGCACATCCCCGTGCTGCCGCTACTGGTCGGGGACGTGGGGATCCTCGTGTCGGCGTACGTCGCCGGCATGGAGGCGCTGTTCGTCGCGTTCGTGCTGACGGTCGGGGGGATCGTCGTCTGGCGCGTGCTGGACGGCTCCGGCCCGGCGGCGGTGCGCGACGCCACGGCGGGGGTGTTCGCGGCGGCGTACCTGCCGCTGATGGCCGGCTTCGTCATGCTGCTGCTCGCGGCGGAGGACGGCGCGATGCGGGTGGCGCTGTTCATCCTGCTCTGCGTCGCGAACGACACCGGCGGCTACGTCGTGGGCGTGCTGATCGGCCGGCACCCGCTCGCGCCGTCGGTGAGCCCGAAGAAGACGTGGGAGGGCCTGCTCGGCTCGGTGGTGCTGGCCAGCGTGGTCGGCGTGCTGGGCGTGCACTTCCTGCTCGAGGGCGACCCCGCGGTCGGGGCGCTGCTCGGCGTGGCGACCGTCGCGGTCGCGACGCTCGGCGACCTGGGCGAGTCGATGATCAAGCGGGACCTGGAGCTCAAGGACATGGGCACGCTGCTGCCCGGCCACGGGGGCATCCTGGACCGGATCGACTCGATGCTGCTGGCCGCGCCCGTCGTCTTCCTGCTGCTGGAGCTCCTGCTCCCGGCCACCACCTGA
- the rlmN gene encoding 23S rRNA (adenine(2503)-C(2))-methyltransferase RlmN, giving the protein MSATPVALDLSAPTRGARGKPPKHFVDLTPEQRVEAVTALGEKPLRAKQLATHYFSHLTADPERMTDLPAGSRDKLVEALFPQLLTAARTMQADGGTTVKTLWHLFDGAKVESVLMRYAHRSTLCVSSQAGCGMACPFCATGQLGLTRNLSTAEVVEQVRSAAASLQAGEVPGGPTRLSNVVFMGMGEPLANYKTVMETVRRLVAPVPEGMGMSARNITVSTVGLVPAMRKLAGEGIPVTLALSLHAPDDELRNELVPINTRWSVKETIDAAHEYFQATGRRVSIEYALMRDINDQAWRADLLGTELNRRGRGWVHCNPIPLNPTPGSKWTASDPAVEQEFVARLRAHGIPTTVRDTRGSDIDGACGQLAAEED; this is encoded by the coding sequence ATGAGCGCCACGCCCGTCGCCCTCGACCTGTCCGCCCCCACCCGGGGCGCCCGCGGCAAGCCGCCGAAGCACTTCGTCGACCTCACGCCCGAGCAGCGCGTCGAGGCCGTCACCGCGCTCGGCGAGAAGCCGCTGCGCGCGAAGCAGCTCGCGACGCACTACTTCAGCCACCTCACCGCCGACCCCGAGCGGATGACCGACCTGCCGGCCGGCAGCCGGGACAAGCTCGTCGAAGCGCTCTTCCCGCAGCTGCTCACGGCCGCGCGGACGATGCAGGCGGACGGCGGCACCACCGTCAAGACGCTGTGGCACCTGTTCGACGGCGCCAAGGTCGAGTCCGTGCTCATGCGGTACGCGCACCGCTCGACGCTGTGCGTGTCCAGCCAGGCCGGCTGCGGCATGGCGTGCCCGTTCTGCGCGACCGGCCAGCTCGGCCTCACCCGCAACCTGTCGACGGCCGAGGTCGTCGAGCAGGTCCGCTCCGCGGCGGCCTCGCTGCAGGCCGGCGAGGTGCCCGGCGGCCCGACCCGGCTGTCGAACGTCGTGTTCATGGGCATGGGCGAGCCGCTCGCGAACTACAAGACCGTCATGGAGACCGTGCGCCGCCTGGTCGCGCCGGTGCCCGAGGGCATGGGCATGTCCGCCCGCAACATCACCGTGTCGACCGTCGGCCTGGTGCCGGCCATGCGCAAGCTCGCGGGTGAGGGCATCCCCGTGACGCTGGCGCTGTCGCTGCACGCGCCGGACGACGAGCTCCGGAACGAGCTCGTGCCGATCAACACCCGGTGGAGCGTCAAGGAGACGATCGATGCCGCCCACGAGTACTTCCAGGCGACCGGCCGGCGGGTGTCCATCGAGTACGCGCTGATGCGGGACATCAACGACCAGGCGTGGCGGGCGGACCTGCTCGGCACGGAGCTGAACCGGCGCGGCCGCGGCTGGGTGCACTGCAACCCCATCCCGCTCAACCCGACGCCCGGTTCGAAGTGGACCGCCAGCGACCCGGCGGTGGAGCAGGAGTTCGTGGCACGCTTGCGGGCGCACGGGATCCCGACCACCGTCCGGGACACGCGCGGCAGCGACATCGACGGTGCGTGCGGCCAGCTGGCGGCGGAGGAGGACTGA
- a CDS encoding DivIVA domain-containing protein — MSGGAMFRKVTGMRTGYHPEEVDDFFTHARTVYEQGPAGALSSRDVRTVAFDLVRHGYSTTAVDAALDRLEAAFVARSRADYIAENGRQAWLETLADQARTLYGRLTRPDGERFAPPKGRQPGYAVEDVDALCHRLVDYFDKNTPLTAQEIRSAVFARAKGARAYAEAPVDAFLERAVDVLLAAE, encoded by the coding sequence ATGAGCGGCGGCGCCATGTTCCGCAAGGTCACGGGCATGCGGACGGGGTACCACCCGGAGGAGGTCGACGACTTCTTCACGCACGCCCGGACCGTCTACGAGCAGGGCCCGGCGGGCGCGCTGTCGAGCCGGGACGTGCGGACCGTCGCGTTCGACCTCGTGCGGCACGGCTACTCGACGACCGCGGTGGACGCGGCGCTCGACCGGCTCGAGGCGGCGTTCGTCGCCCGCTCCCGAGCGGACTACATCGCCGAGAACGGCCGGCAGGCGTGGCTCGAGACGCTCGCGGACCAGGCGCGCACGCTGTACGGCCGGCTCACCCGCCCGGACGGCGAGCGGTTCGCGCCGCCGAAGGGCCGCCAGCCCGGGTACGCGGTGGAGGACGTGGACGCCCTGTGCCACCGGCTCGTGGACTACTTCGACAAGAACACCCCGCTGACCGCGCAGGAGATCCGCTCGGCGGTCTTCGCACGGGCGAAGGGCGCCCGCGCGTACGCGGAGGCCCCCGTGGACGCCTTCCTGGAGCGCGCGGTCGACGTCCTGCTCGCCGCGGAGTAG
- a CDS encoding response regulator — translation MRVVLAEDAVLLREGLVRLLQEAGHTVVAAVGTAPDLLDAVREHRPDLAVVDVRMPPGHRDDGLRAAVALRAERPDLGVLVLSQYVEEAYARDLLADGRGRVGYLLKDRVQDLDALAGTLDRVAAGEVVLDPEVVAQLMVRRTATSPLAALSPREREVLGHMAEGRSNTAIADRLVVTDGAVEKHVSSIFAKLGLVPSDGDHRRVLAVLAWLRG, via the coding sequence GTGCGCGTAGTGCTCGCCGAGGACGCCGTCCTGCTCCGCGAGGGTCTGGTCCGCCTCCTGCAGGAGGCGGGCCACACCGTCGTCGCCGCCGTCGGCACCGCCCCCGACCTGCTCGACGCCGTCCGCGAGCACAGGCCCGACCTGGCCGTCGTGGACGTCCGCATGCCGCCCGGCCACCGCGACGACGGGCTCCGGGCCGCCGTCGCGCTGCGGGCCGAGCGGCCGGACCTGGGCGTGCTCGTGCTGTCGCAGTACGTCGAGGAGGCCTACGCCCGCGACCTGCTGGCCGACGGGCGCGGCCGGGTCGGCTACCTGCTCAAGGACCGCGTGCAGGACCTCGACGCCCTGGCCGGCACGCTCGACCGCGTCGCCGCCGGCGAGGTCGTGCTCGACCCCGAGGTGGTCGCTCAGCTCATGGTCCGCCGGACCGCCACGTCGCCGCTGGCCGCGCTCAGCCCGCGGGAGCGCGAGGTGCTCGGCCACATGGCCGAAGGGCGCAGCAACACGGCCATCGCCGACCGGCTCGTCGTCACCGACGGGGCCGTCGAGAAGCACGTGTCGAGCATCTTCGCGAAGCTCGGGCTCGTCCCGTCCGACGGCGACCACCGCCGGGTCCTGGCCGTGCTGGCCTGGCTGCGGGGCTGA
- a CDS encoding sensor histidine kinase — protein MTPTTAATRPAPAGVHRRLLADSAYLLTSLPFALASFVVMTVGLSLSAGLLIVWAGVPLAAGTVAAASVLARVERGRLAAAGRPLGEPAYLPERHADWRRWLDRLRDPARWGEVAHGLVALPLTMLTWSVALVWWTGTLVGLTSWAWLRFLPAGAEVGFTGLPELVPGLSRGMVNLVVGLVLAGTLVPVLRGCAAAHEALGTALLAPSTDQLRRRVEHLAHSRAQAADAEAQSLRRLERDLHDGPQQRLIRLGMDLSTAERRLAGAEVDGAREVIAEARRQAEDALAELRALSRGIAPPVLADRGLVAALVAAAATSPVPATLRTDLAEGEHLPAAVENAAYFAACEALANAAKHAGATAVDVHLTAGGGELVLTVTDDGRGGAQVLPGHGLAGLRDRAAGVDGVVDVTDAPGHGTIVRVRIPCA, from the coding sequence ATGACCCCGACGACGGCCGCCACCCGGCCCGCCCCCGCCGGCGTGCACCGCCGCCTGCTCGCGGACTCCGCGTACCTGCTCACCTCCCTGCCGTTCGCCCTCGCGTCGTTCGTCGTCATGACCGTCGGGCTGTCGCTCTCCGCCGGACTGCTCATCGTGTGGGCGGGCGTCCCCCTCGCCGCCGGGACGGTGGCCGCCGCCTCGGTGCTGGCGCGGGTGGAGCGCGGCCGGCTGGCCGCCGCGGGCCGGCCGCTCGGCGAGCCTGCCTACCTGCCGGAGCGGCACGCGGACTGGCGCCGCTGGCTCGACCGGCTGCGCGACCCCGCGCGCTGGGGCGAGGTCGCGCACGGCCTGGTGGCGCTGCCCCTGACGATGCTCACCTGGTCGGTGGCGCTGGTGTGGTGGACGGGCACGCTCGTCGGGCTGACGTCCTGGGCGTGGCTCCGGTTCCTGCCCGCGGGGGCGGAGGTCGGGTTCACCGGCCTGCCCGAGCTGGTGCCGGGCCTGTCGCGCGGGATGGTCAACCTCGTCGTCGGCCTGGTGCTCGCCGGCACCCTGGTCCCCGTGCTGCGGGGCTGCGCCGCCGCCCACGAGGCGCTCGGCACCGCCCTGCTCGCCCCCTCGACCGACCAGCTCCGGCGCCGCGTCGAGCACCTGGCGCACAGCCGGGCCCAGGCCGCGGACGCCGAGGCGCAGTCGCTCCGCCGCCTGGAGCGGGACCTGCACGACGGCCCGCAGCAGCGCCTCATCCGGCTCGGCATGGACCTGTCGACCGCGGAGCGCCGGCTCGCGGGCGCCGAGGTGGACGGGGCCCGCGAGGTCATCGCCGAGGCCCGGCGGCAGGCCGAGGACGCGCTGGCCGAGCTGCGGGCGCTGAGCCGCGGCATCGCGCCCCCCGTGCTCGCGGACCGCGGGCTGGTCGCCGCGCTCGTCGCCGCGGCGGCCACCTCACCCGTGCCGGCCACCCTCCGCACCGACCTGGCCGAGGGCGAGCACCTGCCCGCGGCAGTCGAGAACGCCGCCTACTTCGCCGCCTGCGAGGCGCTCGCCAACGCCGCCAAGCACGCCGGGGCGACCGCGGTGGACGTGCACCTGACCGCAGGCGGCGGCGAGCTCGTCCTCACCGTCACCGACGACGGCCGCGGCGGCGCGCAGGTGCTGCCCGGCCACGGCCTTGCCGGCCTGCGGGACCGCGCGGCCGGCGTCGACGGCGTGGTGGACGTGACCGACGCGCCCGGCCACGGCACGATCGTGCGGGTGAGGATCCCGTGCGCGTAG